The Zingiber officinale cultivar Zhangliang chromosome 2A, Zo_v1.1, whole genome shotgun sequence genomic sequence GGGGTGGTCGGGGCTATGAAGCAATTGTATGAGCAAGGATATCTCAAGTCTGTCCCTCCCGCAGACTTTTTAGATCGTCATCGCATCTTGGACGAGATGTCTGATGAAGTCTTCTTCGCTTTCAAATAGTCTGTATCTGTGCCTTGTGTCTTGTGTAAGTGCAACCACTCTTTGATAATGAATGTTGCATTTTGCTTTTGATCATCTGCTTTTTTAATGATCTACTCGATGATTTACAAAAGGTGTAACAACCCTGACCGGGCAAACAATTTTACCGGCTAATTAATGCACTCCCGACCTGATGAACATGTTTCCGACCTACCCTACTCTTTCTTAGCCCCGTCCTTATAGGAACCATATCTTGCCAACCAAAGCAGTGTCTAGATGCGATAAGGCCGAAGGTAGTTAGCGCTCCAGAGCCGCTCTAGATTCCTACCTCGATCATCCTGCAAGTAGTATGCACCTAATGCTAATTTTTTGATAACTGTGTAGGGTCCATCCCATTGAGGTGCTAGCTTAGTCACATCTCCCATGGGTTTCACTCGCTTCCAGACCAGGTCTCCCTCTCCGAAGAAGCGAGGGACCATGTTTCTGTCATAATTTTGCCGCATCCTTTGTCGATAAGCAAATAGTCGGGCTGCTGTTTGTTCGCGAGTTTCGGTAATGAGGTCCAGCTCTGTCAATCGCCGCTCAGCATTTTCTTCGTCATATAGAATTTTTCTGGTTGAGGGCACCCCGATCTCCACGGGTACTACTGCTTCACTGTCGTAGACCAGGAGGAATGGAGTGAGCCCTGTGCTTTCCCTGGGTGTCGTACGGTAGGTCCAGAGAACACTTTGTAGCTCATCTACCCAATCTCCTCCGGCATGATCCATCTTTACTTAAAGTCCTCTTACAATTTCTTGATTGATCACCTTGGTCTGCCCATTACTTTGCGAGtaggctacagaggtgaaggcctgtatGATACCGAATCCATGACACCAGGCCTCGATCTTCCGACCCTGAAACTGCCTCCTGttatctgataccaacttgtgagGTATGTCGAATCTGCACAAAATATTCTTCCATAAAAATTGAATAACTGCTCCTTCGATAATCCTGGCCAGAgcttcggcttccacccacttggagaagtaatccatgGCTACCAACAAGAATCGCCTTTGATCGATTGCCATAGGAAAaggtcctacaatatccataccccactgatcgaaGGGGCAAGAAAGTATAGACGTTTTTAATGCAGAGGTAGGCATATGCGTCagattctgatgtttctgacaggACAGGCAAGTGTTCCCAAGTTGTTGTGCATCCTTTTGTAGAGTGGGTcagaaatatccggccagcaACACTTTTCGAGCTAGCGTTCGGCCTCCGGCATGGCTGTCACAACATCCTAAATGCATCTCTCGCAAGACATGGTCTGCCTCCTCTACGCTTATACATTTGAGTAAAGGCCTAGAGAATATCCACTTGTATAGTTGATCCCCCACCATGGTGTATGCATGGATCTTTTTCTTGACCAGTCGCGCTTGTTCCAGGTCTGTTGGCAAGGTACCCTGTTGAAGATAGCTAATCATAGGCACCCGCCAGTCAATAATCCCGTCCATGTTATTTTGCAGATCTATCTGGGCTATTAAGAAGGTCTGAGCTGTTGGACTGTCCAACACCCATgtggtcagggagctggccatcttggctaactcatcagctctACCGTTTTCAGATCTAGGGATCTTGCTCACAATGACCTCCTTGAAGTCTTGCTTCATTCTCCCATAGGCCTCCTGATATATTTGTAACTTGTCGCTATTAATCCCAAAGTTGTCAGTTACTTGTTGAGTTACTAATTGGGAGTCCGAATAAATGATTACTCGAGCGGCTCCCATGTGCCTAGCTGCTTGCAGACGTCCCAAcaaagcttcatattctgcctcattgttggtagctctgaagtTTAGTCGCACAGCCAATTGCAAGATGTCTTCTTGAGGAGATATCAGAAGATTTTCGATACCACTCCCCTGACGTGTAGCTGactcatctacatatact encodes the following:
- the LOC122043573 gene encoding uncharacterized protein LOC122043573, with product MDHAGGDWVDELQSVLWTYRTTPRESTGLTPFLLVYDSEAVVPVEIGVPSTRKILYDEENAERRLTELDLITETREQTAARLFAYRQRMRQNYDRNMVPRFFGEGDLVWKRVKPMGDVTKLAPQWDGPYTVIKKLALGAYYLQDDRGRNLERLWSANYLRPYRI